One genomic window of Prosthecobacter algae includes the following:
- the waaF gene encoding lipopolysaccharide heptosyltransferase II, whose translation MGKSRKPKNQTLQLISHWLVYALFRCIECLLWLLPVEMVWYLGRILGTIGFYASPKYRNLAKHNLRIAFGREKKEHWIHHTAKAHFQSLISNVLCGFKLPMMSQAEVEKRVTVEGIHHTHEAMAAGKPILYLVCHLSCWEILTQVPSLFVFGRQPATVYQPLRNPFLNALLIRRRRKLGYTLFDRQDGFTGPMKHMKEGGCLGVLVDQHAGDHGVWAPFFDRLASTTPIAAMMAHRARGVLMPLAIYDDGPGRWRMVCSAPVVSPEAKQTVEGLTTEMNRRVEEMVRRQPENWFWVHNRWKLPKPRFLLHDYKRGIAFPAGYDPARLQPFELLVRSPNWLGDACMAFPAVRAMKAGRPDLKLTVFGPEKLRELWESQPEVDRYIGKDNKEGLFSVARRIKKTGVRFDAAILLTNSTRSTLEFWLAGIPRLVGYKGSLRSRLLTQIIKEPKKVEGPPMHHTLRYLHVARSCGAQTDGWDAVLPVNTLPAGGPLRIGICAGAEYGQAKRWPMDRFAAVMKQVSVGHPQIEWAFFGAPGEAAMGEQLSQMVGPQVPHVNLVGKTKLSGLIEQLRTCTLLVTNDTGTMHLAAALGVPTVSIFGSTEPVLTGPLGPQHTVIRHHVPCSPCFKRECPFGHYDCMTLVTPEQVAAAVEKRLAQTA comes from the coding sequence ATGGGCAAATCCAGGAAACCGAAGAACCAAACGCTCCAATTGATCAGCCACTGGCTGGTGTATGCGCTGTTTCGCTGCATCGAATGCCTGCTGTGGCTGCTGCCGGTGGAGATGGTCTGGTACCTGGGACGCATCCTGGGCACCATTGGCTTTTACGCCTCGCCGAAGTATCGCAACTTGGCCAAGCACAACCTGCGCATCGCTTTTGGCCGCGAGAAAAAGGAGCACTGGATCCATCACACGGCCAAGGCCCACTTTCAGTCCCTGATCTCCAATGTCCTGTGTGGCTTTAAGCTGCCGATGATGAGCCAGGCCGAGGTGGAAAAGCGGGTCACAGTGGAGGGCATCCACCACACGCATGAGGCCATGGCGGCGGGCAAGCCCATCCTCTACCTCGTCTGCCACCTGAGCTGCTGGGAGATCCTCACCCAGGTGCCGTCCCTGTTTGTGTTCGGTCGCCAGCCAGCCACGGTTTACCAGCCGCTGCGGAACCCGTTTTTGAATGCCCTGCTTATCCGCCGGCGGCGCAAGCTGGGCTACACGCTTTTTGATCGCCAGGATGGTTTCACCGGCCCCATGAAACACATGAAGGAAGGCGGCTGCCTGGGCGTGCTGGTGGATCAGCACGCGGGCGACCACGGCGTGTGGGCTCCGTTTTTTGATCGGCTCGCCTCAACCACACCCATCGCGGCCATGATGGCCCATCGCGCCCGTGGGGTGCTGATGCCCCTGGCCATCTACGATGACGGCCCTGGCCGCTGGCGCATGGTGTGCAGCGCCCCCGTGGTGTCCCCTGAGGCCAAGCAGACGGTGGAAGGCCTCACCACGGAGATGAATCGCCGGGTGGAGGAGATGGTGCGTCGCCAGCCAGAAAACTGGTTTTGGGTGCACAATCGCTGGAAGCTACCGAAACCCCGCTTCCTCCTGCACGACTACAAACGCGGCATCGCCTTCCCCGCCGGGTACGATCCCGCCCGTCTGCAGCCCTTTGAGCTCCTGGTGCGCTCCCCGAACTGGCTGGGCGATGCCTGCATGGCCTTCCCAGCGGTGCGTGCCATGAAGGCGGGCCGTCCGGACCTGAAGCTGACCGTCTTTGGCCCGGAAAAACTCCGCGAGCTGTGGGAATCCCAGCCCGAGGTGGATCGCTACATTGGCAAAGACAACAAGGAGGGCCTCTTCAGCGTGGCCCGTCGCATCAAAAAGACCGGTGTCCGTTTTGATGCCGCCATCCTGCTTACCAATTCCACCCGCAGCACCCTGGAGTTTTGGCTCGCTGGCATCCCGCGCCTCGTCGGTTACAAAGGTTCCCTGCGCTCCCGCCTGCTGACCCAGATCATCAAGGAGCCAAAGAAAGTCGAAGGCCCGCCCATGCACCACACCTTGCGTTACCTGCATGTGGCACGCAGTTGCGGAGCGCAGACGGATGGCTGGGATGCCGTCCTGCCTGTGAATACCCTGCCCGCAGGCGGCCCCCTGCGCATCGGCATCTGTGCCGGGGCGGAGTACGGCCAGGCCAAACGCTGGCCCATGGACCGCTTTGCCGCCGTGATGAAACAGGTGTCCGTCGGCCATCCGCAGATCGAGTGGGCCTTCTTCGGTGCTCCTGGTGAAGCAGCAATGGGGGAGCAGCTTTCTCAAATGGTCGGCCCTCAGGTCCCGCATGTGAATCTGGTGGGGAAAACCAAGCTGTCTGGCCTCATCGAGCAACTGCGCACCTGCACGCTCCTGGTCACCAACGACACTGGCACCATGCATCTGGCCGCTGCCCTAGGCGTGCCCACGGTGAGCATCTTTGGCTCTACCGAGCCCGTGCTTACGGGTCCACTCGGCCCCCAGCACACCGTCATCCGCCACCACGTGCCGTGCAGCCCCTGCTTCAAACGCGAGTGCCCTTTTGGCCACTACGACTGCATGACCCTCGTCACGCCGGAGCAGGTCGCTGCGGCGGTCGAAAAGAGGCTGGCCCAAACGGCCTGA
- a CDS encoding DUF2071 domain-containing protein, producing the protein MTPTPELRNGQRLAPALPRIMFQRWEQLLFLHWKMDPALIQKTLPEGLTVDTFDGHAWVAVVPFFMRGIRPRFLPTVPGLSDFLELNLRTYVHDAQGRPGVWFYSLDCHQAIAVWIARTFFHLPYQRARMSQHVSPDGGVTYTSQRLGQDHTATFRYRLSQETREAEPGSLDFFLTERYLLFSQTPSGLRLGRVHHRPYPLSEVTLDEWDAQLFALNGLPVPATPPDHIIGSAGVDVCIYPLQSFA; encoded by the coding sequence ATGACCCCCACCCCGGAACTCCGCAACGGCCAGCGCCTGGCACCAGCACTACCCAGGATCATGTTCCAGCGGTGGGAGCAGCTCCTTTTTCTGCATTGGAAAATGGACCCGGCGCTGATCCAGAAGACCCTGCCGGAGGGGCTGACGGTGGATACCTTCGATGGCCACGCCTGGGTGGCGGTGGTGCCTTTTTTCATGCGCGGCATTCGTCCGCGTTTTCTCCCCACGGTACCTGGCCTCAGCGATTTTTTAGAGCTGAATCTCCGCACCTATGTGCACGATGCCCAGGGACGGCCTGGGGTGTGGTTCTATTCGCTAGATTGCCATCAGGCCATTGCCGTGTGGATCGCCCGCACCTTTTTCCACCTACCTTACCAGAGGGCGCGAATGAGCCAGCACGTGAGCCCGGATGGCGGCGTGACCTACACGTCCCAGCGGCTGGGGCAGGACCACACCGCGACCTTTCGCTATCGTCTGTCACAGGAGACCCGCGAGGCTGAACCTGGGAGCCTGGATTTCTTCCTGACGGAGCGTTACCTGCTGTTTTCCCAAACACCCAGTGGGCTGCGCCTGGGGCGGGTACATCACCGCCCGTATCCTCTCTCGGAGGTGACCTTGGACGAGTGGGATGCGCAACTCTTCGCCCTCAATGGCCTGCCGGTGCCTGCCACGCCGCCAGACCACATCATCGGCTCTGCGGGGGTGGATGTGTGCATTTACCCGCTGCAAAGCTTTGCATGA
- a CDS encoding PQQ-binding-like beta-propeller repeat protein, producing the protein MRFVFLLPLCGLSLSPLLAADWPQFLGPQRNGIAAAEEPALKGPFKSAPDQLWEKSVGAGFAGPVVSGGKVILFHREGSDMTTEAVEAKTGKPLWRTTYVTDYVDSFGFDNGPRAVPAVVEGKVFTHGPEGRVTALDLETGKELWAYDTASAVNSQPGFFGRAPSPLVVAGKVIIAAGGSLDDKPAGLIALDTQTGKLVWNSVEDEAGYASPVMLGETVLAWMRNKLWLINPETGFVLDSLPLRASMEASVNAATPVPCGEGQWFVSAGYGVGANLFKITPFQQPAFEAVWQKQKTLDCHYSTPVFKDGHLYGFEGRQETGQTLRCIEVATGKVCWDSPGIPGGTLLRVADQLLVVTEQGELWIVKASPDKFDQVATVQILRSSHRSHAAFANGILYARDTEKVVAIRLGAE; encoded by the coding sequence ATGCGGTTTGTTTTCCTTCTTCCTCTTTGCGGGCTCAGCCTGTCGCCTTTGCTGGCGGCGGATTGGCCTCAGTTTCTCGGTCCTCAGCGCAATGGCATCGCAGCAGCGGAAGAGCCTGCTTTAAAAGGTCCCTTCAAGAGTGCGCCGGATCAGCTTTGGGAAAAATCGGTCGGGGCGGGATTTGCCGGCCCCGTCGTCAGCGGCGGCAAGGTGATCCTCTTTCACCGCGAAGGCAGTGACATGACCACGGAAGCGGTGGAGGCCAAGACGGGCAAACCCCTGTGGCGCACCACCTATGTGACCGACTACGTGGACAGCTTCGGTTTTGACAACGGCCCACGCGCCGTGCCCGCGGTGGTGGAGGGGAAGGTCTTCACCCATGGTCCCGAGGGGCGCGTCACAGCGCTGGATCTGGAGACGGGCAAGGAACTGTGGGCCTATGACACCGCCTCTGCCGTGAACTCGCAGCCGGGTTTCTTTGGCCGTGCACCCTCCCCTCTGGTGGTGGCGGGAAAAGTCATCATCGCCGCGGGTGGCAGCCTGGACGACAAACCTGCGGGCCTCATCGCGCTGGATACCCAAACGGGCAAACTCGTCTGGAACAGTGTGGAAGATGAAGCTGGTTATGCCTCCCCGGTGATGCTGGGCGAAACCGTGCTGGCCTGGATGCGTAACAAACTTTGGTTAATCAATCCAGAGACCGGTTTTGTGCTCGATTCCCTGCCCCTGCGCGCCAGCATGGAAGCCTCTGTGAATGCTGCGACTCCCGTGCCCTGCGGGGAGGGCCAGTGGTTTGTCTCCGCCGGGTATGGCGTAGGGGCGAATCTCTTCAAGATCACACCGTTTCAACAGCCTGCTTTTGAGGCGGTGTGGCAAAAACAAAAGACGCTGGACTGCCACTACAGCACACCTGTTTTTAAAGACGGGCATCTATACGGCTTCGAGGGTCGCCAGGAAACGGGGCAGACGCTGCGCTGCATCGAGGTGGCCACAGGCAAGGTCTGTTGGGACTCTCCGGGCATCCCCGGCGGCACGCTGCTTCGGGTGGCGGATCAGCTTCTCGTGGTCACGGAGCAGGGCGAGTTGTGGATCGTCAAAGCCTCCCCAGATAAGTTTGATCAAGTGGCCACCGTGCAGATCCTGCGCTCCAGCCACCGCAGCCATGCCGCCTTTGCCAACGGCATCCTGTATGCGCGGGATACGGAAAAGGTGGTGGCCATCCGGCTGGGTGCGGAGTGA
- a CDS encoding adenylate/guanylate cyclase domain-containing protein, giving the protein MPAFLRAHDKGVEYSLEDFTLLGRSPDATIRLTDAGVSRQHATIRRDGNLYWVSDLGSANGSFVNDVAVTTARALRHGDRIQLGTCIFIFETDEGDHVQNTGSGTQMLHTIALPMRTVKATLLVGDLRNFTSISAQLSAEQVATMLREWYADCERILKPRGAIIDKFIGDGVFAYWVGDSEEMRSQATEAARLLSSPEASESPVRKMMRDEMNMEVYCHVGLNIGDVALGAMGRGVNTAVGEAVNVTFRIESLTRKLQVPVLAGSSFVEGWSEGAKEYKNVGIHAVKGQPEPVEVYALVESNPVLS; this is encoded by the coding sequence ATGCCTGCCTTTCTCCGAGCTCACGATAAAGGAGTGGAGTACTCACTCGAGGACTTCACTCTCCTGGGCCGCAGCCCGGATGCGACGATTCGGCTCACGGATGCAGGCGTTTCCCGGCAACACGCCACCATCCGCCGGGATGGCAATCTTTACTGGGTTTCGGACCTCGGCAGCGCCAATGGCAGCTTCGTCAACGACGTGGCGGTGACCACGGCACGCGCCCTCCGCCATGGCGACCGCATCCAGCTGGGCACCTGCATCTTCATTTTCGAAACAGACGAGGGCGACCACGTTCAAAACACCGGCAGCGGCACCCAGATGCTGCACACCATCGCCCTGCCCATGCGCACGGTGAAGGCGACCCTTTTGGTGGGAGACTTGCGCAACTTCACCAGCATCTCCGCCCAGCTCAGTGCGGAGCAGGTGGCCACCATGCTGCGGGAATGGTATGCGGACTGCGAGCGCATCCTGAAACCCCGTGGGGCGATCATTGATAAATTCATCGGCGATGGCGTCTTCGCCTACTGGGTGGGAGACAGCGAAGAAATGCGCAGCCAAGCCACCGAGGCCGCGCGCCTGCTGAGCAGCCCGGAAGCTAGCGAATCTCCCGTGCGTAAAATGATGCGCGACGAGATGAACATGGAAGTCTATTGCCACGTCGGCCTGAACATCGGCGATGTGGCCCTGGGTGCCATGGGCCGTGGGGTCAACACCGCCGTCGGTGAAGCCGTGAACGTGACCTTCCGCATCGAGAGCCTCACCCGCAAGCTCCAGGTCCCAGTCCTGGCCGGTTCTTCCTTCGTTGAAGGCTGGTCCGAAGGTGCCAAAGAGTACAAAAACGTCGGCATCCACGCCGTTAAAGGCCAGCCTGAGCCCGTGGAAGTGTACGCCCTGGTGGAAAGCAATCCGGTGCTGTCCTAG
- a CDS encoding 16S rRNA (uracil(1498)-N(3))-methyltransferase has translation MSLSRFYLPASEWKPDALSLTGDEAAHCARVLRRQVGDAVEVFDGEGRVAQAVITVVSKSSVQLRPTSETRHEPLPYRIHLLPAMIKAEPFEWLLEKAVELGAASIQPLVTERTVVHLAGEHLDKKMAKWRRHMIESAKQCHTPFVTRLEKPRPFAQVIASLPQGSLKVLPALSEHSRTLHGIASGHREAYIAIGPEGDFTPAEEALAQQHGFIPVTLGSLILRAETAVVSALAVLGHEFGKS, from the coding sequence ATGTCTCTCAGCCGTTTTTATCTTCCCGCCTCCGAATGGAAGCCAGATGCCCTCAGCCTGACTGGGGACGAGGCCGCGCACTGCGCCCGGGTGCTGCGCAGGCAGGTGGGAGATGCGGTGGAAGTCTTCGATGGCGAAGGTCGCGTGGCCCAGGCCGTGATCACGGTGGTGAGCAAGAGCAGCGTCCAGTTACGCCCTACCTCCGAGACCCGGCATGAGCCCCTGCCCTATCGCATCCATCTGCTGCCCGCCATGATCAAGGCCGAGCCCTTTGAGTGGCTGCTGGAGAAAGCCGTGGAGCTGGGCGCAGCCAGCATTCAACCCCTCGTCACCGAGCGCACCGTGGTGCATCTCGCGGGCGAGCATCTGGACAAAAAGATGGCCAAATGGCGCCGCCACATGATCGAGTCCGCTAAGCAGTGCCACACCCCCTTCGTCACCCGATTGGAAAAACCCCGCCCCTTTGCCCAAGTGATCGCCAGCCTGCCCCAAGGTAGCCTCAAGGTCCTGCCCGCCCTCAGCGAGCATAGCCGCACGCTGCACGGCATCGCCAGCGGTCATCGCGAGGCCTACATCGCCATCGGTCCTGAGGGAGATTTCACCCCGGCCGAGGAGGCCCTGGCCCAGCAGCATGGTTTCATCCCCGTGACGCTCGGCTCCCTGATTTTACGCGCCGAAACTGCCGTGGTCTCTGCCTTGGCGGTGCTGGGGCATGAGTTTGGGAAATCTTAA
- a CDS encoding sugar phosphate isomerase/epimerase family protein — MQDRRSFLKNAALIGGSLALSSTPALAAKARPNKLCFFTKHLQGLSYDDIASLAAEMGMDGIEAPIRPKGHVEPEAIETELPKFVEALKKQGLELTIMTSGINEVSAEQHTEKVLRTAAALGVKRYRMNYFKYDLTQPIWPQLQEIKPKIKDLVQLSSELGIQPLFQNHSGKDYVAAPIWDMYSIMREYTPAQFAFVFDIFHATLEGGYSWPMNAKLTEGHWGSVYFKDFQWKGRKAEGCPLGQGQVSPDFAKMVVKNGYSGPISLHVEYLKGDAKSPAVLKEFREAHLRDLKVLKEWMGWS; from the coding sequence ATGCAAGACCGCCGCTCCTTTCTGAAAAATGCCGCCCTCATCGGCGGTTCTCTCGCCCTCAGCAGCACCCCGGCCCTGGCGGCCAAGGCTCGCCCGAACAAGCTGTGCTTTTTCACCAAGCACCTCCAGGGCCTGTCCTATGATGACATCGCCAGTCTGGCTGCGGAAATGGGCATGGACGGCATCGAGGCCCCCATCCGCCCGAAAGGCCACGTGGAGCCCGAAGCCATCGAGACAGAGCTGCCGAAGTTTGTCGAGGCCTTGAAAAAGCAGGGGCTAGAACTCACCATCATGACCTCCGGGATCAATGAAGTGAGTGCCGAACAGCACACGGAAAAAGTCCTGCGCACCGCCGCCGCCCTGGGCGTGAAGCGCTACCGCATGAACTACTTCAAGTACGATCTCACCCAGCCTATCTGGCCGCAGCTCCAGGAGATCAAACCGAAGATCAAGGACCTCGTCCAGCTCAGTTCCGAACTGGGCATCCAGCCCCTGTTTCAAAACCACTCCGGCAAGGACTACGTGGCCGCGCCCATCTGGGACATGTACTCCATCATGCGCGAGTACACGCCGGCGCAGTTCGCCTTCGTGTTTGATATTTTTCACGCCACTCTCGAGGGCGGTTACTCCTGGCCAATGAATGCCAAGCTCACCGAAGGGCACTGGGGCAGCGTTTATTTCAAGGACTTCCAATGGAAGGGCCGCAAGGCCGAAGGCTGCCCGCTGGGCCAGGGGCAGGTGAGTCCAGACTTTGCTAAAATGGTCGTCAAAAACGGCTACTCCGGCCCCATCTCCCTGCACGTGGAGTACCTGAAAGGCGATGCCAAAAGCCCCGCCGTGCTCAAGGAATTCCGCGAGGCCCACCTGCGCGACCTGAAGGTGCTGAAAGAGTGGATGGGGTGGAGCTGA
- a CDS encoding PVC-type heme-binding CxxCH protein: MKTSLLLLLTSGLTLGSAHAKELVGAYTPASEICPTPEEARAKMTVPEGFEVRCFAHEPMVQNPVAMTWDHRGRLWVVEAYEYPNGSEHPAPFGGEVKDDKYHPLPQTKGAIPRDRVIILEDTDNDGVADKRTVFVEGLNLASAILCGDDGIYVGQQPHLIHFRDADGDDKPEAWRVCLTGFGREDTHELVNSFTWGPDGWLYMTHGVFTNSKVRRPGQPEKEGFKFDAGIGRARMLRGQTSSSTKHENGQAGVPASPWEFEVFADGTSNPWGCDYDAAGNFFISACVIDHFFHMAPGGIYVRQGGAPENPYSYELIPSIVKHKHFRAAYAGVQIYQGGVYPADTHGHAFIGNIHDNAIHEEVLTPVGATFKCEPRRDFLRANDGWFRPVSTQTGPDGNLWVMDWCDKYPCYQNAKANPEGVDRDRGRIWRVEYVGGAQAGSDHSSRPQTDLDLKKLFTADLVKTLEHPNNWMRRMARRMLVEADSLGDQRKLLEDRIAKGGSDPFTREAFWTLMIRQDFSWAKRTVPDGSTPASFVRHPDPVIRNWVARWLADAYRPWESNNLAEIARQSDAAGLHNVAYAARYMFSQSTANQIRRGWTMPYGVIEPALSVIVKSEAAKKDPLVAFAVWMAMERDFDSMAGPWLDWLAKEPMKLTILYQKAMRRLCDTRKAENLDLALEFCQKIAAHDTLLAQALEGLVKGQEGGIIKPTLDASASLSEWRNHKDDKVKAQAQQLSVLWGDPEAIGQVVQTLLDGKQSVSARRAALQSLRQVKTEAAKAGYATLMKNKPAPALMIEAMRAAVDLGGDAFAQDALGLWKALNPQERIATAESLASRPVWSRALLEAMAAGTVARGDLPMTVARSLTNHSDPQIKTRAGEVIGVWKDSSEDVKALIAAKKKAALTGEPNLANGKLMFQATCMVCHEFHGGGQKVGPDLIGSGRSNLDALLANVIDPNQIIGNGYENIIVATKDGRTLAGRMVEDTPSHVKLLGAGGAAQTVSRDQVATLTNTKQSLMPMGFGALPDEMFRDMIWYILAPPEEGPLTKEKKDLLTRGVEAAPATPGKPKTNWRAIDWESVSLWNPDWKVDAPDFERTPVKLADYYGRSNVLMFHPFEDRKKPASFERILNVAPGKTRLRFAVAADDRGDWKLVARVNGQVVKEMTVDHEKPRWKEVAVDLSPFTGQKITVKLEAQATDWHFEFAYWHEIKIGD, encoded by the coding sequence ATGAAGACGTCCCTTTTACTGCTGCTGACCTCCGGGCTGACCCTGGGCAGCGCCCATGCCAAGGAATTGGTGGGGGCTTACACCCCGGCCTCCGAGATCTGCCCCACACCGGAAGAGGCACGGGCAAAGATGACCGTTCCCGAGGGCTTTGAGGTGCGCTGTTTTGCCCATGAGCCGATGGTGCAAAATCCCGTGGCCATGACCTGGGATCATCGCGGCCGCCTGTGGGTGGTAGAAGCCTACGAATACCCGAATGGGTCCGAACATCCCGCGCCGTTTGGCGGTGAGGTGAAAGATGACAAATACCATCCTCTGCCTCAGACCAAGGGGGCGATCCCGAGGGATCGTGTCATCATTCTGGAAGACACCGACAACGATGGCGTGGCGGACAAGCGCACGGTTTTTGTCGAGGGTTTAAACCTCGCCAGCGCCATCCTGTGCGGGGACGATGGTATTTATGTGGGCCAGCAACCGCACCTCATTCATTTTCGTGATGCGGATGGCGATGACAAACCCGAGGCCTGGCGCGTGTGCCTCACGGGCTTTGGCCGCGAAGACACTCATGAGCTGGTGAACAGCTTCACCTGGGGCCCGGACGGCTGGCTTTACATGACCCACGGGGTCTTCACCAACAGCAAGGTGCGCCGCCCCGGGCAACCGGAAAAAGAGGGCTTTAAATTTGATGCGGGCATTGGGCGCGCGCGGATGCTGCGAGGGCAGACATCATCATCCACCAAACATGAAAACGGGCAGGCAGGAGTGCCCGCCTCACCTTGGGAGTTCGAGGTCTTTGCCGATGGCACCAGCAATCCCTGGGGTTGCGACTACGATGCGGCGGGGAATTTTTTCATCAGCGCCTGTGTCATTGACCACTTCTTCCACATGGCTCCCGGTGGCATCTATGTGCGCCAAGGTGGTGCACCAGAGAACCCCTACTCCTATGAGCTGATTCCCAGCATCGTGAAGCACAAACACTTCCGCGCCGCCTATGCCGGCGTGCAGATTTATCAGGGCGGTGTCTATCCGGCTGACACACATGGCCATGCCTTCATTGGCAACATCCATGACAACGCCATCCATGAGGAGGTGCTGACACCTGTGGGTGCCACCTTCAAGTGCGAACCCCGCCGCGACTTCCTGCGTGCTAACGACGGCTGGTTCCGTCCCGTTTCCACCCAGACTGGGCCTGATGGAAACCTGTGGGTCATGGACTGGTGCGACAAGTATCCCTGCTACCAAAATGCCAAGGCGAACCCTGAAGGCGTGGACCGGGACCGGGGCCGGATCTGGCGGGTCGAATACGTGGGCGGGGCCCAAGCCGGCTCCGATCACTCATCCCGACCTCAGACGGATCTCGACCTGAAAAAACTCTTCACGGCGGATCTGGTGAAGACCCTGGAACATCCGAACAACTGGATGCGGCGGATGGCGAGGAGGATGCTGGTGGAAGCCGATTCTTTGGGCGATCAAAGGAAACTCCTGGAAGATCGCATTGCCAAGGGTGGTAGCGATCCCTTTACTCGCGAAGCCTTCTGGACCCTGATGATTCGCCAGGACTTTTCATGGGCCAAGCGAACGGTCCCGGATGGCAGCACTCCCGCTTCGTTTGTCAGGCACCCAGATCCCGTCATCCGCAATTGGGTAGCCCGCTGGCTGGCGGACGCCTATCGCCCATGGGAAAGCAACAATCTGGCCGAGATAGCACGGCAGAGTGATGCGGCGGGATTGCACAATGTCGCCTACGCCGCCCGATACATGTTCAGTCAATCCACTGCCAATCAAATAAGGCGCGGATGGACCATGCCTTATGGGGTTATTGAACCAGCTTTGTCTGTGATCGTCAAATCAGAGGCGGCAAAGAAAGATCCCCTCGTAGCTTTTGCCGTCTGGATGGCCATGGAACGGGACTTTGATAGCATGGCCGGTCCCTGGCTCGACTGGCTGGCGAAAGAACCTATGAAGTTGACCATCCTTTATCAAAAGGCCATGCGCCGCCTGTGCGACACGCGGAAGGCGGAGAACCTCGATCTCGCCCTTGAGTTCTGTCAAAAGATCGCGGCTCATGACACACTGCTGGCACAGGCACTCGAAGGCCTGGTGAAAGGCCAGGAAGGCGGCATCATCAAACCGACGTTGGATGCCTCCGCCAGTCTCTCTGAATGGCGTAACCATAAGGATGACAAGGTGAAGGCCCAGGCGCAGCAGCTTTCCGTTCTGTGGGGTGACCCCGAAGCGATTGGTCAGGTGGTGCAGACCTTGCTCGACGGCAAGCAGTCTGTCAGCGCGCGTCGGGCAGCTTTGCAGTCTTTGCGTCAGGTCAAAACGGAGGCCGCCAAGGCAGGCTATGCGACGCTGATGAAAAACAAACCTGCGCCTGCCCTCATGATTGAGGCCATGCGCGCGGCGGTGGATCTGGGGGGCGACGCCTTTGCCCAGGATGCCCTGGGTTTGTGGAAGGCGCTGAATCCGCAGGAGCGCATCGCCACGGCGGAGTCGCTGGCTTCGCGGCCCGTGTGGTCGCGCGCTTTGCTGGAGGCCATGGCCGCAGGCACGGTGGCGCGCGGGGATCTGCCCATGACGGTGGCGCGGTCTTTGACGAACCATTCAGACCCGCAGATCAAAACCCGCGCGGGGGAAGTCATCGGCGTGTGGAAAGACTCCTCGGAGGATGTGAAGGCCCTCATTGCCGCGAAGAAAAAAGCCGCTCTGACGGGCGAGCCGAACCTAGCCAATGGCAAGCTGATGTTCCAGGCCACCTGCATGGTCTGCCATGAGTTCCACGGGGGTGGCCAAAAGGTGGGGCCAGACCTCATCGGCAGCGGACGCAGCAATCTGGATGCCCTTTTGGCCAATGTCATTGATCCCAACCAGATCATCGGCAACGGCTATGAAAACATCATCGTGGCGACGAAGGATGGCCGCACCCTCGCCGGACGAATGGTGGAGGATACGCCCAGCCATGTGAAGCTGCTGGGCGCAGGCGGGGCCGCGCAAACGGTGTCGCGTGATCAGGTGGCCACTCTGACGAATACGAAGCAGAGCCTCATGCCCATGGGTTTTGGGGCGCTGCCGGATGAGATGTTCCGGGACATGATCTGGTACATCCTAGCGCCACCCGAAGAGGGTCCGCTGACGAAAGAGAAAAAAGACCTGCTCACTCGTGGGGTCGAAGCCGCTCCGGCTACCCCAGGCAAGCCCAAGACTAACTGGCGCGCGATTGACTGGGAAAGCGTGAGTTTGTGGAATCCGGACTGGAAGGTGGACGCGCCCGATTTCGAGCGCACTCCGGTGAAACTGGCGGACTACTACGGTCGCAGCAATGTCCTGATGTTTCACCCCTTTGAGGACCGCAAGAAACCCGCCAGCTTTGAGCGTATACTCAACGTCGCACCGGGAAAAACGCGCCTGCGTTTCGCTGTGGCGGCGGATGACCGGGGAGACTGGAAACTCGTCGCCCGGGTGAACGGCCAGGTGGTCAAAGAAATGACCGTGGACCATGAGAAGCCGCGCTGGAAGGAGGTGGCGGTGGATCTCAGCCCCTTCACGGGACAAAAAATCACCGTGAAGTTGGAGGCCCAGGCCACCGACTGGCACTTTGAGTTCGCCTACTGGCACGAAATAAAGATTGGAGACTGA